The window CAGCGCGTGGCTTCATGCGGATACAGCCATTCCCGCGCCCCTGAAGGAACGGCTTTTCGGCGATGTGGCTTTTGCGGCAGGGGATTATGCCGCTGCGGTGACGCATTATGAAAGGGCCGTGCATGCCCTGCCGCTGGTGTCGCATTCCATGCGTCTTGCAGAAGCCGTATACCGTACGGGTGATACCATTCGGGCTACGGGGCTGTGGGAAGCGGCTGCGGCGCAGCGTCCCTGGTGCATCAATATTTTGTTTCGTCTGCATGACGTGAAGACCGGTCTGGATGTCGATGTGCGTCTGCCGGAAGGCCTCGGTGCAGCTCTGTTGTATACGTGGAACAAGGCCGAGTATCTGGACAGGGCGCTGGAGAGCATTGCCGCGAGCGAAATGGATGGCAACCGCGTGGTGGTGCTGGATAACGGCTCAACGGATGCGACTCCTGATGTGCTGAAGGCATGGTGCGACCGCATGGGCAGAGACAGGATGGAAGTTGTCACCCTGCCGCTGAACGTGGGGGCACCCGCTGCGCGCAACTGGCTCATGCATATAAAAGCCCTTGCGGATTGCCGCTGGGTGGCGTACCTCGACGACGACGCCATGCTTCCCCCCGACTGGCTGGGTCGTTTCGGTGCTGCCATGCATGCTTATCCTGATGCCCTCGCATGGGGCTGCAAGGTGGTTGACCATACGAATCCCATGGTTCTGCAGTCTGTTGATTTGCATCTGGATGAGGGGGGCGAGGTGCTTCCCGCGCCCGAGCACATGGAACCGTATCAACGCCGGTTCAGCGTTTCGGACATACATCATCAGGAACTGGATTTCGGCTGGTTCGATTATGTCCGGCCCTGTGCCTCCGTAACAGGGTGTACGCACATGTACCTGCGGGAAACTCTTGTGGAGCACGGCGGATTCGACCTGCGATTCTCTCCCTCGCAATATGACGATCTGGAACATGATCTGCGCGGTGTACTGTATGGGCGTCTGCCCGTGTACACGGGACACCTGCGCGTGACGCACATGAAGCGCACCGGCAAGGCCGCCCGCACGGACAGCGGGGAGTTCGGCAACGCCTATGCCAACATGTATAAACTGCAAATGAAATATACGGCAGCGGAATTCGAGACCATGCGCTGCAACGACGAGGCGGCCGCACAGACGGACCTTCTCGCCAAGTTGCTGCGCCTTGAGCTGTAGAAAGACTTTCGCGCCATAACGGATTAAATATGACAGTTTTCGATACCCGGAGCACCGTGCTTGTTACCTGCCCTCGCGGCGCAACGTCCATTTGTGCGGATGAACTGCGTGCACTGGGCTTTCCTGTCCTCGGTGAACTGGCTGCCGCCGTGGAAACCGAGGCCACGCTCCGCGAGTGCATGCGGCTCAATCTGTATCTGCGCACCGCGCATCGC is drawn from Desulfovibrio mangrovi and contains these coding sequences:
- a CDS encoding glycosyltransferase family 2 protein, whose protein sequence is MIIDWKALAPELSRPLLKGGVGKVHLLGMADTALGLAGKGGPKAALYTELGCDMLLAAWEHDCLDADTAGHLLALHRVRPMLKPEVLAVVSAVHGAGRPDNLTYLNRLLQKRETDKTFRFLEQQREKTPAVLFWAAQALIVGFYEAEYDRVSAWLHADTAIPAPLKERLFGDVAFAAGDYAAAVTHYERAVHALPLVSHSMRLAEAVYRTGDTIRATGLWEAAAAQRPWCINILFRLHDVKTGLDVDVRLPEGLGAALLYTWNKAEYLDRALESIAASEMDGNRVVVLDNGSTDATPDVLKAWCDRMGRDRMEVVTLPLNVGAPAARNWLMHIKALADCRWVAYLDDDAMLPPDWLGRFGAAMHAYPDALAWGCKVVDHTNPMVLQSVDLHLDEGGEVLPAPEHMEPYQRRFSVSDIHHQELDFGWFDYVRPCASVTGCTHMYLRETLVEHGGFDLRFSPSQYDDLEHDLRGVLYGRLPVYTGHLRVTHMKRTGKAARTDSGEFGNAYANMYKLQMKYTAAEFETMRCNDEAAAQTDLLAKLLRLEL